The following are from one region of the Hyla sarda isolate aHylSar1 chromosome 6, aHylSar1.hap1, whole genome shotgun sequence genome:
- the SSTR3 gene encoding somatostatin receptor type 3 produces the protein MTPTSPTSFFSISYADINTTLYANVSSTPNRAPGLLIPLVYLVVCAVGLWGNTLVIYLAWRSPAGPNSVTALYILNLALADDLFMLGLPFLAAQNALSYWPFGSPVCTIVMTLDSVNQFTSIFCLTVLSIDRYLAVVRPIQSAKWRRPKVAKCINVTVWILSFLVVLPVVLFAGVPKDSGMCYIAWPEPEKAWRTGFILYTTALGFFCPLLVICICHILIVAQLRSSGNRVRVAPARRQGPERKVTKMVALAVTAFILCWLPFYALNIINLLWPLPEDPRLAGLFSFVVALSYANSCLNPIIYALLARPFQRGLRRVLCRTSMRVADAVLNGSDNRAKVEVTRVTGFSEERKSPKVIGVAENGQIAAVEESLQQDAGPSSQNTISEELGTSEKENMLGICYL, from the coding sequence ATGACTCCAACATCTCCTACAAGCTTCTTTTCAATTTCTTATGCTGACATTAATACAACGCTGTATGCCAATGTCTCTTCTACACCAAATAGAGCTCCTGGTTTACTTATCCCTTTAGTCTACCTAGTTGTATGTGCGGTTGGGTTGTGGGGTAACACCCTGGTGATATACCTGGCATGGAGAAGCCCTGCTGGACCAAATTCAGTAACTGCTCTTTATATCTTAAATTTGGCTTTGGCTGATGATCTTTTTATGTTGGGCCTTCCTTTTCTGGCTGCCCAAAATGCCCTATCTTACTGGCCCTTTGGCTCACCTGTTTGTACAATAGTAATGACACTGGATTCTGTAAATCAATTTACAAGCATTTTTTGCCTAACTGTGCTGAGCATAGACAGATACTTAGCTGTTGTTCGACCTATACAGTCAGCAAAATGGAGAAGACCCAAAGTAGCAAAATGTATCAATGTCACCGTATGGATTCTCTCCTTTTTGGTTGTACTCCCAGTAGTTTTGTTTGCTGGCGTTCCAAAAGATTCAGGTATGTGTTATATTGCTTGGCCTGAGCCAGAGAAAGCATGGAGGACTGGCTTTATCCTGTACACTACTGCACTTGGATTTTTCTGCCCATTGCTTGTCATCTGTATTTGTCACATACTTATTGTGGCCCAGCTAAGATCATCTGGTAATCGAGTTAGAGTGGCTCCAGCTCGGCGCCAGGGACCTGAACGTAAAGTTACCAAGATGGTTGCCCTTGCAGTAACTGCCTTCATACTATGTTGGTTACCATTTTATGCTTTAAACATCATCAACCTCCTATGGCCTCTACCTGAAGATCCTAGGCTTGCCGGACTTTTCTCTTTTGTTGTAGCTCTTTCATATGCTAACAGCTGTCTGAATCCCATTATTTATGCCCTACTTGCTCGTCCATTCCAGCGGGGCTTGAGACGTGTTCTCTGTAGGACCTCCATGAGGGTAGCAGATGCAGTTCTGAATGGAAGTGATAACAGGGCAAAAGTGGAAGTGACTAGAGTTACTGGTTTCTCTGAAGAAAGAAAAAGTCCAAAAGTGATTGGGGTGGCTGAGAATGGGCAGATAGCCGCAGTTGAAGAATCACTGCAGCAAGATGCTGGCCCTTCTTCGCAAAATACTATATCGGAGGAACTAGGCACTTCTGAAAAAGAAAATATGTTGGGCATTTGTTATTTGTGA